A section of the Plasmodium knowlesi strain H genome assembly, chromosome: 3 genome encodes:
- a CDS encoding exosome complex component CSL4, putative has protein sequence MDSIVLPGEALGSSDVYVSGENTYTLQKEVRSAILGRRELVTDSDGKQIISVANTNDFIPLPQVGDLVTCKVYRVTFNVIYCNIILLNNRPIKNSFRAFINKSDIHVYDGELGDNFECFKQGDIIRAKVLSVGQHGSYKLSTVGSDLGVILALSEKGQIMKPVAWNLMVNLSDMSFEKRKVSREFSVPL, from the exons ATGGACTCCATCGTCCTACCGGGGGAAGCCCTCGGGAGCTCTGACGTGTATGTCAGCGGCGAAAATACGTACACCCTGCAGAAGGAGGTGAGGTCTGCCATCCTGGGGAGAAGAGAGCTGGTGACGGATAGTGATGGAAAGCAAATCATTAGCGTAGCCAACACGAACGATTTCATCCCCCTCCCGCAAGTAGGAGACTTGGTGACTTGCAAAGTATATCGAGTAACCTTCAATGTAATATATTGCAACATCATTTTGCTAAACAATAGACcaataaaaaattcattcaGAGCATTCATTAACAAGAGCGACATCCATGTGTACGATGGAGAACTGGGGGATAACTTTGAATGCTTTAAACAGGGAGATATAATCAGGGCGAAGGTTCTTTCGGTAGGGCAGCATGGATCATACAAACTGTCCACCGTGGGGTCTGACTTGGGAGTCATTTTGGCGCTCAGCGAAAAGG GTCAAATTATGAAGCCTGTGGCCTGGAACCTGATGGTCAACTTGAGCGACATGAGCTTCGAGAAGAGGAAGGTCTCCAGGGAATTTTCCGTCCCGCTGTGA
- a CDS encoding pre-rRNA-processing protein ESF2, putative — MDQDSEKAEEKQLPMLEGNPGEENHPGEENHPEDDNPPTDERFQFNDNLWKHARKEESKKGIVYLADVAIGLTASRLREIFSHYGPISKIHLNQLKDEGEEEGKGFLSSHIKKKDGTNLEGEKKKKKKKKMIKYQDGYIEFINKKDAMKAVRTLNNQLIGGKKRKNMVREYFWHLKLIKDNFVWSDIMSSSLYRRMSRKEKFTHALKDMYKGYEAYVEKNGGSTHGKVMGGVGSTEGKSRHPKENVQKGGRGGIQKEDRSQNRKKKGSHVKKPHCPLRFVTVKKGKEKDEVTGEAPVEVPLGEPPSLPRNNNAVSADLLKLLM; from the coding sequence ATGGACCAAGATAGTGAGAAAGCAGAGGAAAAGCAACTTCCCATGTTGGAAGGCAACCCTGGGGAAGAAAATCATCCTGGGGAAGAAAATCATCCTGAGGACGACAACCCTCCAACGGACGAACGATTCCAATTCAACGACAACCTATGGAAGCACGCCAGGAAAGAGGAATCCAAAAAGGGCATTGTTTACCTGGCGGATGTAGCAATAGGGTTAACAGCATCCCGGCTACGAGAAATATTCAGTCACTACGGGCCGATTAGCAAAATACATTTAAACCAATTGAAggatgaaggagaagaagaagggaaaggttTCCTCTCTTCCCacataaagaagaaggatggAACAAATttggagggagaaaaaaaaaaaaaaaaaaaaaaaaaaatgatcaaatATCAAGATGGGTACATAGAATTTATCAACAAAAAGGACGCCATGAAGGCCGTTCGTACTTTAAACAATCAACtaattggaggaaaaaaaagaaagaatatgGTGAGAGAGTACTTTTGGCACTTAAAATTGATAAAGGACAACTTCGTTTGGAGCGACATCATGTCGTCTTCCCTCTATCGAAGGATGtccaggaaggaaaaattcaccCATGCTTTGAAAGATATGTACAAAGGATATGAGGCctatgtagaaaaaaatgggggatcCACTCATGGGAAGGTTATGGGTGGGGTGGGATCCACTGAAGGGAAGAGTCGCCACCCCAAGGAAAACgttcaaaaaggaggaagaggaggcaTCCAAAAAGAGGACCGATCacagaacaggaaaaaaaaaggctctcATGTGAAGAAGCCACATTGCCCACTCCGGTTTGTCACAGTGAAGAAAGGCAAGGAGAAAGATGAGGTGACAGGAGAAGCCCCCGTCGAAGTTCCCCTCGGAGAGCCACCCTCCTTACCTCGAAACAACAACGCCGTTTCTGCGGATCTCCTGAAACTCCTTATGTAG